The Peromyscus maniculatus bairdii isolate BWxNUB_F1_BW_parent chromosome 6, HU_Pman_BW_mat_3.1, whole genome shotgun sequence genome has a segment encoding these proteins:
- the Efna1 gene encoding ephrin-A1: MEFLWAPLLGLCCSLAAADRHIVFWNSSNPKFREEDYTVHVRLNDYLDIICPHYEDDSVADAAMERYTLYMVEREEYVACQPQSKDQVRWKCTQPSAKHGPEKLSEKFQRFTPFTLGKEFKEGHSYYYISKPIYHEENQCLKLKVTVNGKITHSPQAHANSQEKRLPADDPEARVLHSVGVSAAPRPFPLVWAVLLLALLLLQTQ; encoded by the exons ATGGAGTTCCTTTGGGCCCCTCTCTTGGGGCTGTGCTGCAGTCTGGCCGCTGCTGACCGTCACATCGTCTTCTGGAACAGTTCAAATCCCAA GTTCCGGGAGGAGGACTACACTGTACATGTGCGGCTGAACGACTACCTGGACATCATCTGCCCACATTACGAGGACGACTCCGTGGCAGATGCCGCCATGGAGCGGTATACGCTGTACATGGTGGAGCGTGAGGAGTATGTGGCGTGCCAACCCCAGTCCAAGGACCAGGTCCGTTGGAAGTGCACCCAGCCCAGTGCCAAGCATGGCCCAGAGAAGCTGTCTGAGAAATTCCAGCGCTTCACGCCCTTCACCTTGGGCAAGGAGTTCAAGGAAGGGCACAGCTACTATTACATCT CCAAACCTATCTACCATGAAGAAAACCAGTGCTTGAAGTTGAAGGTGACTGTCAATGGAAAAATCA CTCACAGCCCTCAGGCCCACGCCAATTCACAGGAGAAGAGGCTTCCAGCAG ATGACCCCGAGGCTCGGGTCCTGCACAGCGTGGGAGTCAGCGCTGCCCCTCGCCCCTTCCCGCTGGTCTGGGCTGTGCTCCTGCTCGCTCTGCTGCTACTGCAGACCCAGTGA